Proteins co-encoded in one Vibrio tasmaniensis genomic window:
- a CDS encoding immunity 26/phosphotriesterase HocA family protein has protein sequence MMKNIKYRIGDIIKITLEDGSLCFGRILEEPLIAFYEVKTDVLLPIDEIIRSPVLFKLWVMNYAITSGRWEIIGNREIDNNLKEPVSFFKQDPISNEICLYLNSEEIPTTREQCKGLDRAAVWNPEHVEDRLRDHYSGVPNQWVESLKLK, from the coding sequence ATGATGAAAAATATAAAATACCGTATCGGTGATATTATTAAAATAACTCTAGAAGATGGTAGTCTGTGTTTCGGCCGTATTTTAGAAGAACCGCTTATAGCTTTCTACGAGGTTAAAACCGATGTTCTTCTACCAATCGACGAAATTATAAGGTCACCTGTATTATTTAAGTTATGGGTAATGAATTATGCTATCACTTCCGGACGTTGGGAAATCATAGGTAACAGAGAAATAGATAACAACTTAAAAGAGCCGGTTAGTTTCTTCAAACAAGATCCTATATCAAATGAAATTTGTTTATATTTAAACTCTGAAGAAATTCCCACAACTAGAGAGCAGTGTAAAGGCTTGGATCGGGCCGCTGTCTGGAACCCAGAACATGTTGAAGACCGTTTACGAGATCACTATTCTGGCGTCCCTAACCAATGGGTTGAATCCTTAAAGCTAAAATAA
- the trbB gene encoding type-F conjugative transfer system pilin assembly thiol-disulfide isomerase TrbB codes for MPFFRILLLGLTLLTTSAHAAMQNQYALVFFFESTCPYCHKAAPKITRLGERFQLPVYAFSVDEVGIAGFEVPIPVTPEIGQTFFPSNGKAVMPATFLMNVNSRKFSRLSIGDVPESTLAQSIQQALSDPRVQEALQ; via the coding sequence ATGCCCTTTTTTCGAATATTGCTGCTTGGCTTAACTCTGTTAACCACAAGCGCGCACGCGGCCATGCAAAACCAATACGCTCTGGTGTTCTTTTTTGAAAGCACATGTCCATACTGCCACAAGGCCGCGCCTAAAATCACTCGCCTTGGCGAGCGCTTTCAATTACCGGTTTACGCCTTCTCTGTGGACGAGGTGGGGATTGCTGGCTTTGAAGTGCCTATTCCTGTCACACCAGAAATTGGTCAGACCTTTTTCCCAAGCAATGGAAAAGCCGTCATGCCCGCGACCTTTTTAATGAACGTCAACAGCCGTAAGTTCTCACGCTTAAGCATTGGGGACGTACCAGAAAGCACGCTCGCTCAAAGCATTCAGCAAGCCTTAAGCGACCCACGCGTACAGGAGGCATTACAATGA
- the traF gene encoding type-F conjugative transfer system pilin assembly protein TraF gives MKKSLLYVITLTLLAPLPSALANDAPPGWRWYNEPRPAPKTPKPKPLPSNTQTTVSSPKTLSATEQMDWFHSVHIEAQNDAAIHPKDKDKLAKFLALNHFITDQTDQLGMTFKALLLERPEFSYTKDHPTEQAARQVYLELEDKKKTDAVEKMKQDGWGFFFVYEGKDTLSQQLAPSIQAFADQYHFELLGISNDDTFITNLKENRHNQGKVSVPFTPALILVHPSTGEMKPLAYGWISQNDLVGRFYNVATNFEQSDF, from the coding sequence ATGAAAAAATCTCTGCTTTACGTCATTACCCTAACGCTGCTTGCCCCTCTGCCTTCTGCTCTCGCCAATGATGCCCCACCAGGGTGGCGATGGTACAACGAGCCAAGACCAGCACCTAAAACGCCCAAACCTAAACCGCTGCCAAGCAACACGCAAACCACAGTATCAAGCCCTAAAACCTTGTCAGCCACCGAGCAAATGGACTGGTTTCATTCGGTGCATATTGAGGCGCAAAACGACGCGGCCATTCATCCCAAAGATAAAGACAAGCTCGCGAAATTTTTAGCGTTAAATCACTTTATCACGGACCAAACCGACCAATTAGGCATGACCTTTAAAGCATTGTTGCTCGAAAGACCTGAGTTCTCTTACACCAAAGACCACCCAACAGAACAAGCCGCAAGACAGGTGTATTTAGAACTGGAAGATAAGAAGAAAACCGACGCGGTTGAAAAGATGAAACAAGACGGATGGGGGTTTTTCTTTGTCTATGAAGGTAAAGATACGCTCAGCCAGCAACTCGCCCCGTCCATTCAAGCGTTTGCTGACCAATATCATTTTGAGTTATTGGGTATCAGCAATGATGATACTTTCATCACTAACCTCAAAGAAAACCGTCATAACCAAGGTAAAGTCTCGGTGCCTTTTACACCGGCATTAATTTTGGTGCACCCAAGCACTGGAGAGATGAAGCCGCTGGCGTACGGCTGGATAAGTCAAAATGATTTAGTGGGTCGCTTTTACAACGTCGCGACCAACTTTGAGCAATCGGATTTTTAA
- a CDS encoding RHS repeat-associated core domain-containing protein codes for MINKWLTGIVTFVAFCSFSTQAANQALSNDYGGYSGNLLGSYEAKQGDLTYSIPIALPRGSNGYTPDLSLTFNSANSGGQQYVANWWYLSGISTISICLDKYNNNTLCLDNERLVKLSNGQYVPEVNNQNLEIKVIGDRYLHSQWNNLKVKPSMVVTNKTTGEKSYYGGTKATSRFGKTVTETIHGGGNHDHDRERNVTKYFADSFYIYKKEDINKNTINYTYDTVSHNLRVSSIEYSGNEINFTYPNNKLTSITYDNQYVKSQYSLKYSADKKHINQLNYCVNDTECVTPLNFAYKTFSGSPFSQLNILESFQATNDDKYRFEGTFTKYDGVKNPLGQKIRYNVLSSIEEGAGDEQDTTNISYTYSGEKYDSTQKSYLGFKKITEKISDLGYIDTIYNQSFPYFGEPTQVTMRDGNHSVTDITSFTYEDISNNTKYHVVRPTQEVTKLSNGSGRAFSIETTTRLYEDENLTSVDILSESDFVQETYSTVTLFSDYDNHLPQTKVAKYLKDGAVSNEYRYTQKFNATKKLKEKKTFHNNRLMRTALFDYDSSGKRTKETQNGFTYTYDAQGNITNTQSISRANTIQYSGEYPQSTTDPLGRKEHWSYNQYCGQPTAYTDINQQTSTAVYDVFCRKISSTDNTNLNTTIRYEDARGDARAPRYAVYKRVKTTPGIATITEYINGVNKVLRLSTVGFHGDPVIVDYQYDRVGRIVKESLPYYWGDQIGWLEYAYDVLGRKTRIISPINTTTFTYTDNVITKTVAAFSGEQRVERSYLDPLERIETVEQPEGSYVSFRFDGEGNTVIANANGELTHIEFGPFGQRTQLNDPIKGVWSFRYNSFNEEIWKKDANGTIIANTYDAIGRVTDKTYHHKGQVLTDRWEWDSSDNGIGELSKIVGDDISKAYRYDRFGRLATITQSSPNKVLQRSFGYDGLGRIATDTRPGGFTLFNEYNDNGYLSGVYTAKEKSGVSNVARLTSIKSSLNKHLADVKKKAEANRRSLQVISEELEVVKDHFYREKNTQIDIFNDSYVEGFQIYRGEGDVVYYRDGNSWYIQHWNPEERSNNRGDDRRRPLPVNDEDFFTYIEVTKPSGVLKHIGGVERTEEHLEFDGMTAATDISDMRGKKNIFYHLVDGLPNSAQQEISNLQVDFVTHFRNIKKKSGDYGDIIKEIEIVTAQLDRDINLFSDQWSRALKNNSLDTLISETNKKYLWIANDLDAGNRISSYTTGNGLTTVRQYNSITGRLDRIQTHGLSLLRDLSYEYDSFNNVIYRKDGINDLSEEFEYDGLDRLTNAKFFDSNYNGFDINYSYDRNGNFTEGNRKTYSYGAGAYQLTSVYSSSKGDESYTYDHNGNIKNAGTRKIYWDHTSKPSRIIEGNKQVNFSYAPDGRRYLKESNNQTTVYFDQIFEEVTTGSKSESKHYIYAYGKLQAIHTESSRENQTKYLYRDALGSIDTVADEMGLVLERYSYEPFGMRRDLSSLYHKPLTISETNRGFTGHEHVDEFDLIHMNGRIYDPAIGRFISADGFIQDPYNAQSYNRYAYAFNNPLKYVDPTGYIAIKETPKIDNDNRRNANNERFKGDREHKQKSERDSLTPGEEVKEPEPEEEVSGWDRFLSGLNTTLDAAGLAPGVGIVPDVLSAIVYVARGLPGEAALSMAAATPGVGQAVTAGRYAKRAAAIATKKTGKTYQTYTKTDPVTGKVYTGRTSGFGTPEQNIARRDASHHMNQKGYGPASLDKTSFNKSAIRGREQQMIDAHGGAQSMGGTSGNKINGVSPRNPNKQNYRDQAQKEFGG; via the coding sequence ATGATAAATAAATGGCTGACAGGTATCGTTACATTTGTAGCGTTTTGCTCTTTTTCTACGCAAGCCGCCAATCAGGCGCTAAGTAACGATTATGGAGGGTATTCAGGTAACCTGTTGGGCTCCTATGAAGCTAAGCAAGGAGATTTGACCTATTCTATCCCTATCGCATTACCCCGTGGGAGTAATGGATATACACCAGACTTATCATTAACGTTTAATTCCGCCAATTCTGGTGGCCAACAATACGTAGCCAATTGGTGGTATCTTTCGGGTATATCAACCATCTCTATCTGCTTAGATAAATACAACAATAATACGCTGTGTTTAGACAATGAAAGATTGGTGAAACTATCCAACGGTCAATATGTTCCTGAAGTAAACAATCAAAATTTAGAAATAAAGGTTATCGGAGACCGTTATCTACATAGCCAGTGGAATAACTTAAAAGTAAAGCCAAGCATGGTGGTGACGAATAAAACCACAGGCGAAAAATCGTATTATGGTGGAACTAAAGCCACCAGTCGATTTGGAAAAACGGTAACGGAAACGATACATGGAGGAGGAAACCATGACCATGATAGAGAGCGGAATGTCACTAAATATTTTGCCGACTCTTTTTATATATACAAAAAAGAAGACATCAATAAAAATACCATCAATTACACTTATGACACCGTATCTCATAACCTCAGGGTTTCATCAATTGAATACTCAGGAAATGAAATTAATTTCACTTATCCTAACAATAAACTAACAAGCATTACCTACGACAATCAATACGTTAAAAGTCAATACTCGCTCAAGTACTCAGCTGATAAAAAACACATCAATCAATTAAATTATTGCGTCAATGATACCGAATGTGTCACACCGTTGAACTTCGCTTATAAAACATTCAGTGGTTCTCCTTTTTCCCAACTCAATATACTTGAAAGTTTTCAGGCTACAAATGATGACAAGTACCGGTTTGAAGGTACTTTTACTAAATATGACGGTGTAAAGAACCCTTTGGGTCAAAAGATCCGTTATAACGTATTAAGCTCTATCGAAGAAGGCGCAGGGGACGAGCAAGACACCACGAACATTTCATACACTTATTCAGGTGAAAAATACGACAGCACTCAAAAATCCTACTTGGGTTTTAAAAAAATCACAGAAAAGATCTCTGACTTAGGTTACATCGACACCATATATAATCAATCATTTCCATACTTTGGAGAGCCGACTCAGGTTACAATGAGAGATGGTAACCACTCGGTAACGGATATAACCAGCTTCACTTATGAAGACATCTCGAACAATACCAAATACCATGTAGTGAGACCCACTCAAGAGGTAACAAAATTAAGTAACGGGTCTGGCCGAGCTTTTTCTATTGAAACCACCACTCGCCTTTATGAAGATGAGAACTTAACATCGGTGGATATTCTAAGTGAGAGTGATTTTGTACAAGAAACCTATTCAACCGTCACCCTATTTTCTGATTATGACAATCACCTTCCACAAACGAAAGTTGCGAAATACTTAAAAGATGGTGCCGTCTCTAATGAGTACCGCTATACGCAAAAATTTAATGCGACCAAAAAGTTAAAAGAGAAAAAAACCTTTCATAACAACCGATTAATGAGAACGGCTCTCTTTGACTATGATAGCTCAGGGAAAAGGACAAAAGAGACGCAAAATGGCTTTACCTATACCTACGATGCGCAGGGCAACATAACCAACACACAAAGTATCTCTAGAGCCAATACGATTCAATATAGCGGTGAATACCCACAATCTACGACGGACCCATTGGGAAGAAAAGAGCACTGGAGTTATAACCAATATTGCGGCCAACCAACGGCTTATACTGATATCAACCAGCAAACCTCAACGGCTGTCTATGATGTTTTTTGTCGAAAAATCAGCTCAACCGATAATACCAACCTTAATACAACTATTCGTTATGAAGACGCTCGCGGTGATGCACGAGCTCCCCGATACGCTGTCTACAAACGGGTCAAAACCACACCTGGCATTGCAACTATTACCGAGTATATTAATGGGGTCAATAAAGTACTCAGACTCTCCACTGTTGGCTTTCATGGCGATCCGGTTATTGTCGATTATCAATACGATAGAGTTGGCCGCATCGTAAAAGAGAGCTTACCTTATTACTGGGGAGATCAGATTGGCTGGCTTGAGTATGCCTATGATGTGTTAGGTCGAAAAACACGAATCATTTCACCCATTAATACCACAACCTTTACATACACCGATAATGTGATCACGAAAACTGTCGCGGCGTTCTCGGGCGAACAAAGAGTTGAGCGCTCCTACCTTGATCCTCTAGAGCGGATCGAGACAGTTGAGCAACCTGAAGGCAGCTATGTGTCATTTCGGTTTGATGGTGAAGGCAATACCGTGATTGCCAATGCCAATGGTGAACTTACTCACATTGAATTTGGTCCCTTCGGGCAACGAACCCAGTTAAACGATCCCATTAAAGGGGTGTGGTCATTCCGTTATAACTCTTTTAATGAAGAAATATGGAAGAAAGATGCAAACGGCACCATCATTGCCAACACTTATGATGCCATAGGCCGTGTGACCGATAAGACCTATCATCATAAAGGACAAGTACTCACCGACCGATGGGAATGGGACAGCAGTGATAACGGCATCGGTGAACTGTCTAAAATCGTTGGCGATGATATCTCTAAAGCCTACCGTTATGACCGTTTTGGCCGACTCGCCACGATCACTCAATCGAGCCCTAATAAGGTGCTTCAGCGCTCGTTTGGCTATGATGGATTAGGGCGAATTGCCACCGATACAAGACCGGGCGGGTTTACCTTATTTAATGAATATAACGACAATGGGTATTTGTCGGGCGTCTACACCGCAAAAGAAAAAAGCGGAGTGTCCAATGTCGCGAGGTTAACCTCAATAAAGTCATCGTTAAACAAGCACCTTGCTGATGTAAAAAAGAAAGCGGAAGCAAACCGTCGTAGCCTTCAAGTGATATCAGAAGAGCTTGAGGTGGTAAAAGATCATTTCTACAGAGAAAAAAATACACAAATCGATATTTTTAATGATAGCTATGTTGAGGGTTTTCAAATTTATCGTGGTGAAGGTGATGTGGTTTATTACCGAGATGGCAATAGCTGGTACATCCAACATTGGAATCCCGAAGAGCGAAGTAATAACAGAGGGGACGACCGCCGCCGCCCCCTACCTGTTAATGACGAAGATTTTTTTACCTACATAGAGGTCACTAAACCTTCTGGCGTATTAAAACACATTGGTGGTGTTGAACGAACGGAAGAGCATTTAGAGTTCGATGGCATGACGGCGGCCACGGATATCTCTGATATGCGTGGAAAGAAAAATATTTTTTACCACCTTGTGGATGGGCTGCCCAATAGCGCACAACAAGAGATCAGTAATTTACAAGTGGATTTCGTCACTCATTTCCGCAATATCAAGAAAAAATCGGGCGATTATGGCGATATCATTAAAGAGATCGAGATTGTTACCGCGCAGTTAGATCGAGATATCAACCTGTTCAGTGACCAATGGAGCCGCGCACTGAAAAACAACAGCCTTGATACCTTGATAAGCGAAACCAATAAAAAATATCTATGGATAGCGAATGATTTAGATGCCGGAAATCGAATTTCCAGTTATACCACAGGAAATGGGCTGACCACGGTTAGGCAGTACAACTCGATTACTGGTAGGCTCGATAGAATACAGACTCATGGTCTCAGCTTATTAAGAGATTTAAGTTATGAGTATGATAGCTTTAATAATGTCATTTACCGCAAAGATGGGATAAACGATCTCAGTGAAGAATTTGAATATGATGGCTTAGATAGACTGACTAATGCTAAATTTTTTGACAGCAATTATAATGGATTCGACATTAACTATAGTTATGACCGAAATGGAAACTTTACAGAAGGAAATAGAAAAACTTACTCATACGGTGCGGGGGCTTACCAATTAACCAGTGTGTACTCTTCCAGCAAGGGCGATGAAAGCTACACTTACGATCATAATGGTAACATCAAAAATGCGGGCACTCGGAAAATCTACTGGGATCACACCTCGAAACCAAGCCGTATCATTGAGGGTAATAAACAGGTTAACTTCTCTTACGCTCCAGATGGGCGCCGTTATCTCAAAGAGTCAAATAATCAGACGACGGTATATTTTGACCAAATATTTGAGGAAGTCACCACAGGCTCTAAATCTGAGTCGAAACATTACATTTATGCTTATGGAAAGCTACAAGCTATCCACACAGAATCCTCCAGAGAAAACCAAACCAAGTATTTATACCGAGACGCATTAGGCTCAATAGATACCGTAGCCGATGAAATGGGACTGGTTTTAGAGCGATACAGCTATGAGCCGTTTGGAATGAGACGGGACTTATCTTCTTTGTATCATAAACCACTGACGATTTCTGAAACCAACCGTGGCTTTACAGGACATGAGCATGTCGATGAATTTGATTTGATTCACATGAATGGGCGGATTTACGACCCTGCCATTGGTCGATTTATCTCGGCTGATGGTTTCATTCAAGATCCGTACAATGCGCAAAGCTATAACCGTTACGCTTATGCCTTTAATAACCCACTTAAATACGTCGATCCAACAGGGTATATTGCGATTAAAGAGACGCCCAAAATTGACAATGATAATCGAAGAAATGCTAACAATGAGCGATTTAAAGGTGACAGAGAGCATAAGCAAAAGAGTGAGCGTGATAGCTTAACCCCAGGCGAAGAGGTAAAAGAGCCGGAGCCTGAAGAAGAAGTGAGTGGCTGGGATCGATTTTTATCTGGGCTGAATACTACATTAGATGCAGCAGGGCTTGCTCCAGGGGTAGGTATTGTTCCGGATGTACTTAGTGCTATAGTATATGTGGCTCGGGGGTTACCAGGCGAGGCCGCCTTATCAATGGCCGCTGCCACGCCAGGGGTAGGACAAGCTGTAACGGCAGGACGATACGCTAAACGTGCTGCGGCTATTGCTACAAAGAAGACAGGAAAAACGTATCAAACTTATACTAAAACAGATCCTGTAACTGGTAAAGTGTATACTGGAAGAACAAGTGGTTTCGGTACTCCAGAACAAAACATTGCTCGTCGAGATGCTAGCCACCACATGAATCAGAAAGGCTACGGCCCTGCAAGTCTTGATAAAACGTCCTTCAATAAATCAGCAATTCGGGGACGAGAACAACAAATGATAGATGCTCACGGCGGAGCTCAATCTATGGGGGGAACTTCTGGAAATAAAATCAATGGGGTATCACCGAGGAACCCTAATAAACAAAATTACCGGGATCAAGCACAAAAAGAATTTGGTGGATGA
- a CDS encoding IS3 family transposase (programmed frameshift) — translation MTKRERRTFNPEFKLECAQLVLDQGRSYKETCEAMGIGKTTLESWVRQLKAERAGKTPNSSPLTPEQREIRDLKKKIKRIEEEKEIPKKGYGSLDVRLPERFSMIEKLKKSYAVKRLCEVFGVHRSSYRYWANRDKSLSSEHVLVRAEVRRSYELSNGSAGARTIADIVTARGIRLSRYRASKFMKELDLVSCQLAKHTYKKTQQEHVHIPNRLNRQFAVTEPNQVWCGDVTYIWTGERWSYLAVVIDLFARKVIGWAMSNSPDSVLTGKALTMANESRGRPSGVMFHSDQGCHYTSKKYRQLLWRYRITQSMSRRGNCWDNSPMERVFRSLKTEWVPKNGYRSFTEAQKAITDYLVGYYNQHRPHQYNGGLTPNESERQFWFPYKTVASFT, via the exons ATGACTAAGCGTGAAAGACGCACTTTTAACCCAGAATTTAAACTTGAATGCGCTCAGCTAGTGCTTGACCAGGGACGTTCCTATAAAGAAACCTGCGAAGCAATGGGGATTGGAAAAACTACGTTAGAAAGCTGGGTAAGGCAACTCAAAGCTGAAAGAGCTGGTAAGACACCAAATTCATCACCACTCACTCCAGAGCAAAGAGAAATTCGTGACCTTAAAAAGAAAATCAAACGCATTGAAGAAGAAAAGGAAATTC CTAAAAAAGGCTACGGCTCTCTTGATGTCAGACTCCCTGAACGGTTCTCGATGATCGAGAAACTCAAGAAGAGTTATGCTGTGAAACGGCTTTGCGAAGTGTTCGGGGTTCATCGCAGTAGTTATCGTTATTGGGCAAATAGAGATAAATCTCTGTCGTCAGAGCATGTGCTTGTTCGTGCCGAAGTTCGCCGATCTTATGAGCTGAGCAATGGTTCCGCTGGAGCGAGAACCATTGCTGACATAGTCACAGCAAGAGGTATTCGACTTAGCCGTTACCGAGCAAGTAAGTTCATGAAAGAACTAGACTTAGTCAGTTGCCAGCTAGCAAAACATACGTACAAAAAAACACAGCAGGAACATGTTCATATACCTAACCGGTTAAATCGTCAGTTCGCGGTGACTGAGCCGAATCAAGTCTGGTGTGGCGATGTGACTTATATCTGGACGGGGGAGAGATGGTCTTATCTAGCCGTTGTTATTGACTTGTTCGCACGAAAAGTCATCGGTTGGGCAATGTCTAACTCACCAGATAGTGTATTGACTGGCAAGGCGCTGACCATGGCCAATGAGAGCCGCGGAAGGCCGTCTGGTGTAATGTTCCACTCGGATCAAGGTTGCCACTATACGAGTAAAAAATATCGTCAGTTGCTATGGAGATATCGAATCACTCAAAGTATGAGTCGTCGAGGGAACTGTTGGGATAATAGTCCTATGGAGCGAGTGTTCAGAAGTTTAAAAACGGAATGGGTACCAAAGAATGGCTATAGAAGTTTTACAGAGGCACAGAAAGCAATAACGGATTATTTGGTTGGTTATTACAACCAGCATCGTCCACATCAATACAATGGTGGATTAACACCAAATGAGTCGGAACGACAGTTTTGGTTCCCTTATAAAACTGTGGCCAGTTTTACTTGA